The sequence TGATTCTGTTGGAAGATTTTTAAAACCATTTTTCTCACCTAACTCATTTAAACGAAAATAAAATATGGCGCTCGAAGGATTTTGTTTTAGAATCAAAAGATCCGTAATATTTCTTGATAGTATCTCATTTTCGACTTGTTTGGTGATTCGAATGGATTCATGTTCTGGCAAAGATGTAGGGAATTCTAATCTACCAATTTGGACTGTCCCATACGAAGATGTGACCGGCACAATTTCTAAACTCGAACCAAAAGAAAACAATATACCAATGATAAGGAATAGACCAACGAAAAATACTCTGGTTTTTTTTTGTGAATCTTGATTCTCCCAGAAATTCCATTGTTTATATGAGAAATATTTGTTCTTCGAGAGCAAAGGAAAAGACGGAATTGATTTTTTTGAAAAGGACAGAAAGAGATGTTTCAAAAAAGGAACAAATAATAAAAAATAAAGATGAACCAAAGAAATGATTCCTAAGATTTTAGGGATCCAATGCAAAAGAACAAAAGTCCAAAGAATCAAAACCGATACAAAATTAGAGAGAGTCCATTTCCCCAACCTTCTGACTGGAAATAAAACCAAAAAGTATTTCCAAACTAAAAATTGGAATAATGTAGACCGTCCAATTGAAAAAGAAAAAACAGAAGATAACCCTAAAAATAGAAGAGAAGCAATATAAAAAGATAATAAACGATATAAAATTGTTTTGATTTCAATCCGAAAAAAAACAGGAGATAGAAGTAAAAGCAGATCCAATAAAAAAAATAGATCGATGAACCGTGACAAATCATAAAAAAAATCTTGGTAACTTGTATATAACAAAATCCAATGTTTATCATTCGATAATAAAGAGGTTAACTCTCTTGTTATATGATACAAAGAAGTTCCATTCTTTGCGTTAATCAATATCGTTTCTGATTGTAATCCGTTAATTCTTGTTCCATGATGAGATTTTTTTTCTCTCAAGGATACGGTGCCGAAAGAAGAAACCAAAAGACCTTCTCCAAACCGAGAAGGAATCCCAAAGTTTGACCAATCTTTTGGGTTTAGAGGGAAATCCTTTTGGAACCACAAACCCTGTTCTAAATCATAATGAAATCCAAAGTTGTAATTTCGAATGGCATCAAACAGAACGGACAAAGAGGGAAACTCAAAACTTTGTACCCTGTCCCCTTGTATCTCCAAAACCACTTCTTTTTCAGAACCTGGATGATGGACAAATGATGAAACACCAGCGATATTTCGAATGTGACTTTCCAAACCATGGCGACTGTGATCAGAGCCTTTTGAAATCTTTTGCAAAATAACAATAAACTGATCTTCTAATTTTCTTATTTGAATCTTCGGCGAAAGTGAATCTGTAGGAAATCTTTGTCTTTGCAAAAGATATTCATTTCGAATCGTAGAAATAATATCTTCATTTTTTATATCTTCTTCTAATTCCAAATGGATTTGAGAACTTCCTCGTTCTGAGATTGATTCAATTTCTTTGTAACCAGAAATCCCTTTTAAAATTTGTTCCCAAGGTTTTGTGATTTTTTCTTCCACTTGCGATGCCGTTTTACCGGGCCATTGGACAGTAATTTGAACGGATTTCGAAACCTGCAAAAAGGATTCTTCACCTAACAATAAGTCGCCTATTTGCAAAACAGATAACAAACTTAAAAATAATACTAAGGTCAAAATTCGATATCGGTAGTATTGAATTAAATTCCCCGTCATGTTTTTTTAATCCAAAATTTTTCAAACAAGTTCGGATAAATATAAAAAACAAAGAATAAGGAAATTAGAATGCCAACAAACATCGTGCTTGCGATAGATTCAGAAAATTCGGAACCTGGACATCCAAAGACAAAAACAGGGAAAAGACCCATCATCGTCGTTCCTGAGTTTAATAAAATGGGCCAGAGTAACCAACGAAGGACATACTCTCGTTTTTTTAAACCAGTGACCTTTTCAGGTATTTCGATCCATCTTTCACCGAATAAAGAAATACTATCAATAGACAACCCAAGCAGAACAACTAGACCGATATAATGCCCTAAATGAAATTCCGAAAATAAACTAAAAACAAAAATCATAGTAACCAAAAGGTAGAAACAAGAAATCGAAAGGTAAAAAAATGGAATCCAAAATGATTCATAAATTCCGACAAGGGCTAAATAAATAAAAACAAAGGAAATAACTAAGAGGATCACAAGAATCAAATAAAATTTTTTGATTTCCTCACTTGCAGAAACTTTTAGTAAAGTTAAATGTCCAGATGGATCCAAATCTTTCCGATCAAAGTCCATCACTTGGCCTATCCATTCAGCAGAAAACAATCCAGATTCACGGCGGAACTGATTCAAACTTCCCCTTTGTTTTGATCGAAAAAGAGAACTAAGAAATGTGGTTTCATTGTTTTTTGTTTTGAAACTAATCTTAGAGAAATCATTTGTGTTTGTATGACTGGAAAGAAACGAATCGAAACCAAGATACAAATCCGTTTTGGTCGTCTCGCCAATAGAGCCTAAATATTTGGGTCTTTGTTCGTATAAAAATTTCTGTTTTAAATCTTCTTCATTTGGATTCCAGTCTGGAATTGGAATTTGATTTCTTGTCCATTCTTCTAATCGAATTTCTTTTGGTAAAAAATCAAACTTACCAACAAACCCATTGGTTTTTGACTGGGTTTGGAAGTTCATAACAATTCTGGTTAACTCCTCCCACTGATCATGTAGAAAAACAATCGAGTCAACAGGAATGAAAGGCAAAGCCGTTTTGAGTTGGGAGTTGATAGGTTCCCATTTCCAATCCCATCTTGACCTCAAAAGTTCATCTGAAACCAATCGTTCTAATTCTTTTTCTTTTTTGACTCCAAAAAATTTCCATTCGATCGGAATTGCTTTTTTAGGATGTTGGGACTTTGTATCATAAACATTTAATGGTGATAGAAAAACAGAAAGAGTAGGATCGAGAATTTTGATCTTCTTTTCTAAATCTTCGACAAACCGAAGTTCTTCTTCTAAACTCAAATGGTTCCAAGGAATCATTTGCAATCGATTCCCTATAGGAACTTGTTCTGGAAAAATTTTCCAACTAGGACCAAACCCAAACAAATAGAAAAATAAAATTAAAACTGAAATGATCGAAATCAATCGAACATTCAATCTAGAAAACAAAACATTGGTTTTATTATCAATTTGGAATAAAGAATCCTCTTTTTCAAAACTGATAGATTCCATTTTTAATGATTCTGATAAAGAAATGGAAAGTAATGGGACAATCAAAACGGATGAGACGAGAGAACAAAAAACCAAAAGAGCTATGCAGACTCCGGAATCGAAAAAGAATTCTTTCCATTGCATAGGGAACAAAAGAAGAGGAATGAAAACTACAATGGTCGTGAGCGAGGAGGAAACAAGTGAAACCAAAACAGAACGAATTCCCATAGTGACAGCGTCAAAACTCGATAACCCCATGTTTAAATGTTTTTTGATGGAAAATACTGTCAGGTTACTGGCATCAAATAACATTCCAATCCCAACGGAAATCCCACCTAAACTCAGCAAGTTGATCGAAATCGAAAAAAACAAAATCAAATGAAAAAAAAAGACCAAAGAAAATAAAACCGATATAAGTAAAATCACAGTTGGAGTCCAACTACGATACAATAGAAAAGAAAATAGGAAAGCGAATCCCAGTCCCCATATCATATTAAATCCAGTTTGTTTGATCTGATCTTTTAATTCATTCGATCCATCATAAAAAATTTCAGATGCAATGAAAGAATCGAAACTTCTTAGTTTTGTTGTTATTTCCGAGGATAACGACAATGGATTCGAAGAAGGATCTGCAAAGATGGCAAGATAAATCGAATTTTTTCCATTCATACGTGTTAGCTTTTCACCGGGTGAATCTGCTTCGTAGATTGTTGCGAGTCGACCAAGTCCTACAGAATTTCCGTTTCCTAAATGAATGGGAAATTCAGAAAGATTTTGGTGAGATAAAACCTCTGGAGAGAATTTTAGTTCAGTCTCTTTTGTATATTCTTCGACTACCCCTAGCGACCCACCACGGATCCCTGTTTGGAGCTGTGATTCCAAATCGCGGATGTTTATCGGAAATAAATCCAAGATCTCCGGATTTATAGAAATAATAGAATTTTTTTTCCTGTTTCCTGTAACACGAACTTCTGTTACACCAGGGATACGTTCCAATTGAAAAACCAATTGTTGCAAATGGAACTGAAAGTTTACAAGATTATCGTTTCCGTCCCTGGGGATAACCAATTCTAAAAAAGGAGAATCCTTAATTTCTCCTTGCACTAACCGCGAAGGTTCAACACTAAACGGAAGTTTATCTTTCATTTCCAAAATTCTTTGATACAATTCTTCTTTAAAGTCACGAACCGATGCACCATACTGTAGATCAATTCTTACAATTGACTTACTATGTTCAGAAATTGTGCGTATCCGATCGACAGACTTAACGGAAGAAACCAATTCGGAAATTGGTAAACTAACCATCATGTCAGTATCTTCTGCCGAATGATTTGGATACTCAGTGACAATAAAATACCGAGAGGGTGTTAAATTCGGTAATAACCAAATTTCTAATTCAGGTATTCTAAAAAAAGCAGCGATAACAATCGATAAACAAATAACAAAATATAAACATTTGTGTTTGAAAAAAGAAAGAACATAACTTTCGATCTTCATAAAACCAAACTAAATTCTACTTCATCCTCAGAAGAAAGCCCAGAAAGTATTTCTAACTCATTTGAAAAATAAGGTTGATACTGAATGAAACGTTTTTCCACCTTTCCCCCGTTTTTTACATTCACAAAAAAACCATTCGTTTCATCACCATGAAGGGAAGAAGCAGGAATCAAAATTTTTTCTGTCACCTCATTTAGTTTCACTTGTGAAAGCCCGAACATACCAGGAATAATCATTTTATGATTTGGTTCCAAACGAACCTTAATGCCGATACTATGGGACCTTGAATCCAAAAAACCTCCCACACGGTCCACCTTACCTTTGATTGATGGTAAATTTGTTTGAGAAGGTAAAAAAAGAACGGATTTCCCTGGGGAAAAATAAATCAAATCAGATTCTGCAATTTGAAAACCGACTGAAAGTTCTCCCTTTTCAATTAAAGTCATCACCGGAATTTGGTTTGTTAACTCCCCTTCTTTAGCCAGAATTTTTAATATCTTGCCAGGTTTAGGGGCTCGCAAACGAGTTTCAGCTAATAATTGTTCGTTTGATTTAATTTGATTTTGAATGATTTTTAAATGCGCCAAACTCAATTCATACTCGGCCCTTTCGATAGAGGTATTTTTTTCTTTCCAGGTTTTTAACTTTTCTTCAAAACGAATCTCTTCAGATTCCAATCCTAAGTGTATCCCAGAGAGAAGGTTTTCTCGATCTCGTAATAAATTTTTATATTGAGTTTGTTTGGATTCCTCCTCTTGTTTTATTTTCTCCAACTCGGAGAGAGATACAAAACCTTGTTTCCAAAGGATTAGTTTTTTCTCTTTTGTATCTCGAACTAGTGTCCATTCTTTTTCAGCAAGTTCAATCCATTCTGTTTTTTTATCGATTTCTCTTAGTTTCGTTTCTACTTGTTTCTCTGCCTGTTTCCATTTTTCGAAAGCAATTGCCACTTGAGATTTGGCGATGCCAGCAGATAAAACTAATCTTTCTCCCTCCAATCGAATCAATTCATCATCTATCTCTAAAAGAATTTGACCTTCCTTGACAAAGTCTCCCTCCTCTATGAATATCTTTTTGACTCTTCCATTTTGTTTGTTATGCAATTGGATCTCTTTCGTTGGCTCCACTACAGATGGGTATTCCAAAACTTTATTTTCTTCTAAAATTCTAGGTTTTCTAAACACCAAACTTTGTTTTGGTGACTCCATAGCAGAAATTTCATTTGTTTTTCCCAGTTGGTTCGGGAAATATAAAAATGAAGCCAAAAAGGGAAACCGACCCCGAATCGCCGGTGTCGAGAGATGCGTATACAGCACTGACAAAACAAAAAACAAAATCCCGAAGAAACATATTTTACGAATCCAAACTTTTAGGATATATCCAAGATTCCCTTTCATACATTTGCCAAAGCCAATACAAAAAAGACAAATAAGATTGGATTCACATAACCCAAACTATGAGAAAGGAAGGATACAAATTGATCCCTGGAAACAAACAACCGTTTGTACAGTTCTCCGTTATTGATAAGAAAAAACAAAAACAACGTTGTCCAAAACACCAGAACCAAAGTGGAATAAAAATTGGAGGCAAAAAAAAGACCCAAAACCTGGTTTCCTAAAAACAAGATACAAACAAAGAAAAAAAATTGATGAATCAGACTTCCAATAAACTTTCCTAAATTTTTCTGAAATGTTTCCTTGGGTCGTTTTAACAAAGAAAAAAGAAAGTTCATCGAAACGGAAAGAAACAAATACAAAAGAGCGACCAAAAGGACACTGACAATTTGAAATGGATACAAACTCCAAAGAGAAACTTGTTTCCCAGCGTTTATCGCATCCATTTCTAAATTGCGATTATTACTCATAAACTCATCCCAATTCCAGAAACAATGAAAACCGTAGAGCAAAAGATATAGACTTAGAAAGAAAAAAGGAGAATGATAGATTTTTATCAATCTAGCTTTTAACATTCCCAAGAGAAACACTTGGTATTTTTTAATCTGAATTCCCAATAGAGATATTTTCATTTTTCCCCCAATTCCTTTTCTAATCTATCTAGATGGGTTTGGAATTGTTTCCATTGGGCCCAAAAAAGTTTCTTTTGTTTTATCGGATCTTTTGTATTCTTTAACTTCAAATACAACAAACAGGCTTCAGGTGATATGGGCAGTAACTCAATTAATTTTGATTCGTCTTCAGAAGAAATAGTGACAGGCAATTTCGATACAAGCACAGCCTTAAAGTATAACAATACCAATTCGGGCGGTTTCTGAGAAACTTCTATCCAATGAATAAAGAACTCTTTCCAATCTCCCAAATAAAACAAAGATTTACTGTAAAGAAGGTCTTCTGCGGGCAATAATTTTTCTTCTTTCTTTTTCTCCTTCAACACAGAACTTACTACAGTTAGATGACCGGAATGGTATGCTTCAGAGAGAACTTTTAATTCATTCGAATCAGAAAGAGTCGCCTGTGAACAACGAACAAAACTTAAAATGGCAAACAAAATAAATACATTTTTCATAAAGAAACTCCTAGAGTTTTTGGATAGAATCAAGAAATGGGAATGGATCTTTTTTATCCCAATTCCAATCGAATCGATTGATTTCTTTTTTAGAAAAATCAATCCAGAGCACTCGTATCGAGTTTAGATTTGGTTTGAGTGGATACACAAACCGTAGTACAAAAACTTCTGTCGCTTCAACTTGGCCTGCTTGTTCTTTCCAAATTAAAATCCGGGAACTATTTTTATTTGGTAAATGTTTTAATTGATTTTGAAATTCCTCCAAACGATCATTGGGAAGAGAGGAACTCACCTCCTCCCAAATTTTATCCCCAACCACCACGGAGTAACCTAACTCTTCTAATTCTTCCTGTATCTGAAAACTAACTTCTTTTTCTTCTGAATAACTGTCGTAAAAACAAGGGGATATAGAATGAACAAATAAAATCTTCTTACCATTCGGAATGGGATATGTTTGTTTTCGAAAAGACTTTGAAGTCCCAACACAAGATAAAAACACAAAGCTACTTACGAAAAACAAATACTTCATTTTGCTTCCACCTGAATGACAAAACCAACTTTCATCTTTTTCCCAGAAATGGATTTTGCATCTGGATCCAAACGGAACTCATAATAAGGATAAAAGTTTGGCGCAAAAGTAGAAGAAGATAAATTAAAATCTCCTCCTGTTGAAAT is a genomic window of Leptospira bourretii containing:
- a CDS encoding efflux RND transporter permease subunit, with amino-acid sequence MTGNLIQYYRYRILTLVLFLSLLSVLQIGDLLLGEESFLQVSKSVQITVQWPGKTASQVEEKITKPWEQILKGISGYKEIESISERGSSQIHLELEEDIKNEDIISTIRNEYLLQRQRFPTDSLSPKIQIRKLEDQFIVILQKISKGSDHSRHGLESHIRNIAGVSSFVHHPGSEKEVVLEIQGDRVQSFEFPSLSVLFDAIRNYNFGFHYDLEQGLWFQKDFPLNPKDWSNFGIPSRFGEGLLVSSFGTVSLREKKSHHGTRINGLQSETILINAKNGTSLYHITRELTSLLSNDKHWILLYTSYQDFFYDLSRFIDLFFLLDLLLLLSPVFFRIEIKTILYRLLSFYIASLLFLGLSSVFSFSIGRSTLFQFLVWKYFLVLFPVRRLGKWTLSNFVSVLILWTFVLLHWIPKILGIISLVHLYFLLFVPFLKHLFLSFSKKSIPSFPLLSKNKYFSYKQWNFWENQDSQKKTRVFFVGLFLIIGILFSFGSSLEIVPVTSSYGTVQIGRLEFPTSLPEHESIRITKQVENEILSRNITDLLILKQNPSSAIFYFRLNELGEKNGFKNLPTESGYFHLLGESESNSDRKIRFSNANTEILEKKIFSIIPWLRTKKEIEEVVLCFQPSTEGWDLHSPTRYRNLLGFDLNDLIKERSLELQSSIVGKMILEKKNTDIRFLVKPDNQLDRYPQKPIKMSSGIPIFTETFTNYKTLKTQGRIYRKNGETSLEILVKGKSIHWEDLESKIRKLLGNDIVRLSETLPTKESLPKYRPVFLLLLSVLFLYRNKYKTFWLIPCICFMFLWRINTSLLGGDYFLFGTVLSFLFFLLLWIRRSSLHASLLIPFSLLFGFSYLLPGLGGKFFMGGFLLISIFFLLYLKMLKKWKIMKTKLIL
- a CDS encoding efflux RND transporter permease subunit codes for the protein MKIESYVLSFFKHKCLYFVICLSIVIAAFFRIPELEIWLLPNLTPSRYFIVTEYPNHSAEDTDMMVSLPISELVSSVKSVDRIRTISEHSKSIVRIDLQYGASVRDFKEELYQRILEMKDKLPFSVEPSRLVQGEIKDSPFLELVIPRDGNDNLVNFQFHLQQLVFQLERIPGVTEVRVTGNRKKNSIISINPEILDLFPINIRDLESQLQTGIRGGSLGVVEEYTKETELKFSPEVLSHQNLSEFPIHLGNGNSVGLGRLATIYEADSPGEKLTRMNGKNSIYLAIFADPSSNPLSLSSEITTKLRSFDSFIASEIFYDGSNELKDQIKQTGFNMIWGLGFAFLFSFLLYRSWTPTVILLISVLFSLVFFFHLILFFSISINLLSLGGISVGIGMLFDASNLTVFSIKKHLNMGLSSFDAVTMGIRSVLVSLVSSSLTTIVVFIPLLLFPMQWKEFFFDSGVCIALLVFCSLVSSVLIVPLLSISLSESLKMESISFEKEDSLFQIDNKTNVLFSRLNVRLISIISVLILFFYLFGFGPSWKIFPEQVPIGNRLQMIPWNHLSLEEELRFVEDLEKKIKILDPTLSVFLSPLNVYDTKSQHPKKAIPIEWKFFGVKKEKELERLVSDELLRSRWDWKWEPINSQLKTALPFIPVDSIVFLHDQWEELTRIVMNFQTQSKTNGFVGKFDFLPKEIRLEEWTRNQIPIPDWNPNEEDLKQKFLYEQRPKYLGSIGETTKTDLYLGFDSFLSSHTNTNDFSKISFKTKNNETTFLSSLFRSKQRGSLNQFRRESGLFSAEWIGQVMDFDRKDLDPSGHLTLLKVSASEEIKKFYLILVILLVISFVFIYLALVGIYESFWIPFFYLSISCFYLLVTMIFVFSLFSEFHLGHYIGLVVLLGLSIDSISLFGERWIEIPEKVTGLKKREYVLRWLLWPILLNSGTTMMGLFPVFVFGCPGSEFSESIASTMFVGILISLFFVFYIYPNLFEKFWIKKT
- a CDS encoding efflux RND transporter periplasmic adaptor subunit, with product MKGNLGYILKVWIRKICFFGILFFVLSVLYTHLSTPAIRGRFPFLASFLYFPNQLGKTNEISAMESPKQSLVFRKPRILEENKVLEYPSVVEPTKEIQLHNKQNGRVKKIFIEEGDFVKEGQILLEIDDELIRLEGERLVLSAGIAKSQVAIAFEKWKQAEKQVETKLREIDKKTEWIELAEKEWTLVRDTKEKKLILWKQGFVSLSELEKIKQEEESKQTQYKNLLRDRENLLSGIHLGLESEEIRFEEKLKTWKEKNTSIERAEYELSLAHLKIIQNQIKSNEQLLAETRLRAPKPGKILKILAKEGELTNQIPVMTLIEKGELSVGFQIAESDLIYFSPGKSVLFLPSQTNLPSIKGKVDRVGGFLDSRSHSIGIKVRLEPNHKMIIPGMFGLSQVKLNEVTEKILIPASSLHGDETNGFFVNVKNGGKVEKRFIQYQPYFSNELEILSGLSSEDEVEFSLVL